CAGCCCCTGCtaccccccactctgccccctacCCACCTGCTGTTGAATTTCTCAGGGTACTTCTCCCGCATGAGGTGGAAGCGGTGAGCGATGGAGGCGTCCTGGAGGGAGACACactcagagccccccagcagTTCCCAGTCTGGCCACAcgggagccccccagccccgctcccctccacccagtgccacagcccccctgcggtttccttccctccccccaacatcccgcccccaccaccaggcccagccccccaactgttccctcccccacaacacacctgcccccccacaggcccagcccccgGCTGTACCACGCCAATGGAGAAGTAGTTGTTGATGATCTCATAGGGGACGGGGTCCCCCTCCTCCGCAGGGTTCTCGGGGGTCACCTGCACCAGCCATCGGTCCAGGTGCAGGACACTGCTGCTCTCAATGTCCTTCAGGATCTTCCCCAGGTTCTCCCCGTCGTAGCCTGGGGGAGGGCAtcagggggctgagccaggcagcccccaggaCCGTCGGCACCCCCAAGGGGGGAACCTGCCTGGACGGCCCTGCGGGAtcaggctgggccagccccactgaGGGGTCAGGGATCACTCACCTCCTCCCCAGCGCAGGCACCGCGCCAGGTCGTTGCCCGTGCCCAGGGGCAGCACGGCCACTGGGGGGCGCCGGGGCAGGTTGGCTTTGTCTGCAAGGACAGGGCAGTCAGGGGGTGAGTCCCCCTCGgcgccagcagggggcgctgccgaGCCCTCAcccccaggggctccagccccctgtggCTTCCACCCACCGATGGCATCCAAGATCCAGCCCACAGTGCCGTCCCCACCACACACCAGGATCCGGAAATCTGGCACGTCCCGGAAAAAGGTCAGCCTGCGAAGAGAGACAGAGCTGAGCCCGCGCCAGGGCTGGGATCCCCTCAGTTCCTGGCCAGATCctctcccgacccacagccctgccggtgccccccactcccgacccgcaacctcatcccccagccctgccggtgcccccactcccgacccgcaacctcatcccccagccctgccggtgcccccaaCTCCCGACCCGCAACCTCAtcctccagccctgccggtgcccccaaCTCCCGACCCGCAActtcatcccccagccctgccggtgccccccactcccgacccgcaacctcatcccccagccctgccggtgccccccactcccgacccgcaacctcatcccccagccctgccggtgcccccaaCTCCCGACCCGCAacctcatcccccagccctgccggtgcccccactcccgacccgcaacctcatcccccagccctgccggtgccccccactcccgacccacagccctgtcccccagTCTTGCTGGTGCTCCCAACTCCTCTGgtgcccttccccacagcccacaGCTCGGCAGGCCAGGGCGCCCCACGCCCCTGGTCCCACTGTTGCGCTGTGGTTCTGCAGTGGGGCTGCAAGCCCAGCAGGGCCCCTGAGCTCTCACTCACCCAGGGACTGGGCCTCCCTTCATCAGGTTGTAAACCTGCCGCGGGTTGAGGAGATACTGGAACTTCCGGAGCACCCTGGTCACGGGGGGAGGATGTCAGATGAGCTCCAGAGCCCACCCCATGCGGTGCTGGCGGCCGGGTCCCTTATCCCCGTGTGTAGCAAGGCCATGGCTGTCACTAGCCTGTCGCCTGGCACCCTGGGCACTAGCCCACCAAACCCCCCACCTGTCCTGcaaggggggaaactgaggcacagacaggcagcaagatttgctcaaggtcacacagcaagctGGGAACAaaacccaggtgtccgggctcccagccccctcctctccaaTTCTCGCGCCTCACCCTGAAAGAtaacccaggtgtccgggctcCATGGACACGCCCTGCTGGGCCCCTCCTCTTACCTCTCGCCCTGTTTCCCGCCACTCTTGGGGTTAACGAAGACCAGGAGGGGGTGGGTGTCGGGCACAGGGAcaatctgcagagccaggcaaaGGGGAAATGAGAGGATGAGACATGAGCAAGTCGCATGTTCTGGCTGGAGCAAACTACGGCCAACCAAGCGTCTGCCGCTGCAGCACGGGGGAGCCGTGACtcgtgctggggcaggggcacgtGAGGGAAAGTGTGCAAGGGAAGACGTGCGAGGGAAGGTGTGCGAGGGAAGGTGTGCACGTGTTCGTGTGAATGCCTGGTGCCAAGGGCATCAAGTGTCACCAGCCCCAAAACCAAAGAGGCCTTCAGCCCAGCCTGCTGCGGCCGAGCTGCAGGGCCACCTTTGGCCACTGGGGGAGCCACCCCCCATGAGCCACCTATGGACCAGTGgatggggagccctgggcccagctggcaggggctgtgggttgtggggtgaggggcactgcAGAGCTGCGGGAGCCCTGGGCccggctggcaggggctgcgggtcgggggtgaggggcactgcagagctgggggagccctagggcccagctggcaggggctgcaggttgggggtgaggggcactgcagagctgggggagccctgggtccggcttctcccccagcacccctggacCATCGGAGGTGACAGCGATTGGGTGGGTCTCTCAGGGCACTGGGCTCTTGCCGCCCATACTGGCCGCGTCCGGCGGGCACCGGCCCAGGAGCAGCGGAGCTGGGGGCCCACTCACCCGCAGCGCCTGCCCCTCCGGCGTGGTGCCGGGCTGCGGCGTCTCCTCCACGGGGGTCCCACCGCCGTTCTTCTGGCTGTTCTGCCTCTCCTGGAACCAGAGCCGGGCGTCACCGGGGGCAGGGCCCGCAGCCTGCAGGGTGGTGTGTGGCTCacggggcagagcccaggggcacagggagccccaccccagaggcctcgggtctctccccagtgtggggggctcccctcccacaggccCTTCCCAGCGCACACGGCCCCTCgacgggctggggctggtgcatgTGCTGAGCCGGCCGCACTCACCAGGACGCCGGGGTAGATGGCTGCGGGGGGCAGGACGTGGTCCCGCAGGGCGCCGCAGtcgcaggtggggggcaggctgggctggcactCCTCGTGGATCTGGGGGAGACGGGGGTTAGCGCGGCTgatgccccagcccctcctcccccgcgcCCGGGGCCAGTCGCACCCACCTGCAGGTGGCACCAGGCGCAGTGCAGCCCCGTCAGGCTTTGGAAGCTCCTGAtcttcttctgacagtggtcgcACTTGCTGGCCTCGTAGCCGCCCTTCACCCACACGTGGCTCTGcgcctgggggcggggcggggcgtcAGCACTGCCCCgctggggccctgctgggctgggggacaggagtgGGGTCGGGGGGCTCTGAGTCTGGACACCCGGGGTCACTCCTGGCTCTGTTCCCAGAGtctgccagccagtcaggggcaactcactcccttcccccatgcctcggtttcccctgtTGCACATGGGGGCTAGCGGGCACCTGGAGGGCACCGGGAGGGCCAGTGCAGGCCTCGGGGAACAGGGCCCCGGTGCCAGGATGGGGGAGATGGGCAGCCCcggggccctgccccactcacacTGGTGTCTTTGCGGGACTTCGCGTAGGTGCTGATGCAGCTGGCGGGCGCCCGGCGGGCACAGCGCTCGTGAGCTGTGAACTTGCAGACTGGAGGCAGAAGAGGGCGCCAGAGCGGGTTAGTGACTGAGGGGAGGGGCCTGAGCTGGATGGGGCGGGGCTTAGCTCCTCTAGTCCCCCCCTTTCTCTCCCCTAAGAGTCCTGCTCAGTGATTCGCTGACCCACTCTAAGACCGACCAGCCAACCACAACAGACTGGAGACAGGAttgggccagagccccagccactgggctgccagccagccaatgGCTGTTTGAGCCCACATTGCACCACAGATGGGCTTGTGTTTCATTGGCTGATGAGAGGTGGGCGGAGCATTGCACTTCCCAGGGTTCCATTCATCCCTCTgtgacagctggggctggtctCCACATCCCTGGCTGTGCCCCTCCAGGTGGAGCTGGGGgaccccacctgcccctcccagggctggggccactcACAGGTGCAGCAGAGGCCCTGCTTGCGCAGCCCCACCAGCAGCGTCTCGCACACGTTGCAATAGGCCGGCCGGTTGAAGTGCTTCAGACGCCACATGTGCTGCCCGTCGTCCTTCAtgttctgggggcagaggggagtaaGGGCCGGCCGGTGCCCCCCAGCCGGAGCAGCGAGTCAGGGCTCACGGGGGGCGaacgcccccctgcccccactgctctccagctggcccgTGGGGAGCCCCGTTACTGGGAGTGGAATTcccacgcccccccgcccccctccgccGCGCTCACCACTTccaggcccagcagcaccagcagggggATGGTGGTGACCCCCCCGCGCAGCCACTCAGCCAGCGACACCGTCCCGCTGCCGTCGTAGTCGATCTCTTTCATCATTTCCTGCAagatctggggcaggggcacgGCTGGCGTCTCCCAGGGGCAGGTGGCTTGGCCAGCCCCCCAgccgcccccacctcccacagccggCCCAAGGGTCTCCCCGTCCCCgccagggcatggggcagccccccccactgcccccc
This sequence is a window from Carettochelys insculpta isolate YL-2023 chromosome 29, ASM3395843v1, whole genome shotgun sequence. Protein-coding genes within it:
- the DGKA gene encoding diacylglycerol kinase alpha, with amino-acid sequence MSEPRHWATLSPEEFAHLQKFIDYSSRKVQDVLRQFYGDGALAQHLQGDCIDFEGFKLFMKSYLDTEEISDTLCQHLFLSFQTSAGQDPGDPPASGLVCVNDVSCYFSLLEGGRPEDKLEFTFKLYDKDGNGLLDSSEVDRIITQMMRVAEYLDWDVSELKPILQEMMKEIDYDGSGTVSLAEWLRGGVTTIPLLVLLGLEVNMKDDGQHMWRLKHFNRPAYCNVCETLLVGLRKQGLCCTFCKFTAHERCARRAPASCISTYAKSRKDTSAQSHVWVKGGYEASKCDHCQKKIRSFQSLTGLHCAWCHLQIHEECQPSLPPTCDCGALRDHVLPPAAIYPGVLERQNSQKNGGGTPVEETPQPGTTPEGQALRIVPVPDTHPLLVFVNPKSGGKQGERVLRKFQYLLNPRQVYNLMKGGPVPGLTFFRDVPDFRILVCGGDGTVGWILDAIDKANLPRRPPVAVLPLGTGNDLARCLRWGGGYDGENLGKILKDIESSSVLHLDRWLVQVTPENPAEEGDPVPYEIINNYFSIGVDASIAHRFHLMREKYPEKFNSRMKNKLWYLEFATSETIFATCKKLKEYLTIECCGQALDLSDALSGVAVLNIPSMHGGSNLWGETKKPLGEARKVAYGSQPQAVTDPEALKICVQDLSDQRLEVVGLEGVFEMGQIYTGLKSAGKRLAQSAEITLRTRRRLPMQIDGEPWMQPPCTIRITHKNQAPVLMAPPPRSSSFFGLKKGPPEP